A DNA window from Candidatus Latescibacter sp. contains the following coding sequences:
- a CDS encoding DUF4861 family protein: MKRVIVAASLLLLFFAPGARPADNTAWYNASFGSQDVAYRGEASALFRVKVTLVNTLDMPRKECPVAIPRVRMPLPDHYPEWITVIDPDLPPQKGEVNGSYLLSQLDDLDKDGIWDELFFMVDMEPKEKKTVYIYIGRNMIDQSRHYTHAEIGMYGKHVMPWWETEHIGWKLWYPDSADMYGKREAKLTANIMLTNHYGHDTPYSVGADIMWVRKTFGAGGMCLFEFPSVPDSLSRPRFSPYAGKGPFSDTRYAYDVVLNGPVRSMIRAHTMNWRTGKGTYELEQYYTSYRNKNYYTCAVRFLSFLPDSLGVQFGCGIQRVSNERLFYQNGGTVVSGTNDLSAYLTPNPGDPGLKSGVEPFLGLALVVKDTYKPQFFLSKSMGENYTFRMPLTGDLTYEFLCAGGWSEGAVLSSAKEFKEYIVKAAQEYNNPVIVEPLAAEQKK; this comes from the coding sequence ATGAAACGTGTTATCGTCGCTGCATCACTCCTGCTTTTGTTCTTCGCGCCTGGCGCCAGGCCGGCTGACAATACAGCCTGGTACAACGCATCGTTCGGGAGCCAGGATGTTGCGTACCGCGGCGAGGCGTCCGCCCTTTTCAGGGTCAAAGTGACACTTGTCAATACCCTCGATATGCCGAGGAAGGAATGCCCGGTAGCGATTCCGCGTGTCAGGATGCCCCTGCCGGATCATTATCCGGAATGGATCACGGTGATAGATCCCGACCTTCCGCCACAAAAGGGCGAGGTAAACGGCTCGTACCTGTTATCCCAGTTAGACGACCTTGACAAGGACGGCATCTGGGACGAGCTCTTTTTCATGGTGGATATGGAGCCGAAGGAAAAGAAAACTGTGTACATCTATATTGGCCGCAACATGATAGATCAGTCGAGACACTATACTCACGCTGAAATCGGCATGTACGGCAAGCATGTCATGCCGTGGTGGGAAACGGAGCATATCGGCTGGAAACTCTGGTATCCGGACAGCGCAGACATGTACGGCAAACGAGAGGCGAAACTCACTGCGAACATCATGCTTACCAACCATTACGGCCACGATACCCCGTACTCGGTCGGCGCCGATATCATGTGGGTGCGGAAAACGTTCGGGGCGGGCGGAATGTGCCTGTTTGAATTCCCGTCTGTTCCCGATTCACTTTCGCGTCCCCGGTTCAGCCCGTACGCGGGAAAGGGGCCTTTCAGCGACACCCGGTATGCATACGATGTGGTCCTCAACGGTCCCGTGAGGAGCATGATTCGCGCGCATACGATGAACTGGAGAACAGGAAAAGGAACCTACGAGCTTGAACAGTATTATACATCCTATCGGAACAAAAATTATTACACCTGTGCTGTCCGTTTTCTTTCCTTCCTGCCGGATTCGCTGGGTGTGCAGTTCGGATGCGGCATCCAAAGGGTGAGCAATGAGCGGTTGTTCTACCAGAACGGCGGAACGGTCGTTTCGGGGACGAACGATCTCAGCGCCTATCTGACTCCGAATCCGGGCGATCCAGGTCTCAAGTCGGGAGTCGAACCGTTCCTGGGGCTTGCCCTGGTGGTAAAGGATACGTACAAACCGCAGTTTTTCCTTTCAAAGAGCATGGGAGAAAACTACACGTTCCGGATGCCGCTGACCGGGGACCTTACATACGAGTTTCTCTGCGCGGGCGGCTGGAGCGAGGGGGCGGTTTTGTCGAGCGCAAAGGAATTCAAGGAGTATATTGTCAAAGCAGCGCAGGAATACAACAACCCGGTGATCGTCGAACCGCTTGCGGCGGAACAGAAGAAATGA
- a CDS encoding cation transporter, with product MAGCCNDKACEIEALRNRQSSTLKIVLGINAVMFAVELTAGLISGSISLLADSLDMLGDALVYSFSIYVVARGARLKAVAALFKSGIMAVFGLFVLGQAGYKIFFPHVPVFETIGAVGLLALAANSLCLGLLWRHRSDDINMSSVWLCSRNDIFANTSVLFAAFGVWFTRSGWPDIIVGLAIAALFLRSALTVLRRAAKELRVADA from the coding sequence ATGGCCGGTTGCTGCAACGATAAAGCCTGCGAGATCGAGGCGCTTCGTAATCGCCAAAGCTCTACGCTCAAGATAGTGCTGGGTATTAATGCTGTTATGTTCGCTGTTGAACTCACAGCGGGACTGATCTCAGGTTCCATTTCTCTTTTGGCCGATTCCCTCGACATGCTTGGCGATGCCCTGGTTTACAGCTTCAGTATTTACGTGGTCGCCCGCGGCGCGAGACTGAAAGCCGTTGCAGCCCTGTTCAAGAGCGGTATTATGGCGGTATTCGGTCTTTTCGTTCTCGGGCAGGCGGGTTACAAGATTTTCTTTCCGCATGTTCCGGTTTTCGAGACAATCGGCGCGGTTGGCTTGCTCGCGCTTGCTGCGAACAGTTTATGTTTAGGTCTACTCTGGCGGCATCGATCCGACGATATCAACATGAGCTCGGTCTGGTTATGTTCCCGTAACGATATTTTTGCGAATACCTCGGTACTATTTGCCGCTTTTGGAGTATGGTTCACCCGATCCGGCTGGCCTGACATCATAGTCGGGCTTGCAATTGCGGCTCTTTTTCTGCGTTCAGCGCTTACCGTGCTGCGCAGGGCTGCTAAAGAGCTTCGAGTAGCCGATGCCTGA
- a CDS encoding SH3 domain-containing protein, which translates to MNHRHTVWASVLSFFIFVSTSFGQEAKPPRHAPDALPGVEPEMLFAEYWIAIQPDADTVIMTPEEISRFNEKIRSKKVKDNENFEGPLTNPILPLELSSTMPGDSLRILLEHNRSELYTPSPLYGSREFYDNRLVIYSDRMKDGLAVKMNIAAVPKTITRRFGLVVNHSNVRQYPTAVPAYSDAKVMLDRFQVTDLNIGYPAAVLHESADGDFLFVETPLARGWVPAGDIAIADRAAVRKLAENRNFIMAAGDQVPVYGDPGFRSFARYLFLSETMPLVKKDAKGYLLKMPYRGPDGSLQITSGYVRLDADVHVGLLPYTKRTVLTQMFKLLNTPYGWHGQDNKRDCVGTLRVVFRCAGIETGRAITLASENHIPVDTKLSVEEKMAKVTAIEPVITVVSSPGHTALLLGKGRNGKLYFMHQGGWGYDENGVHFIVNRVSINDVQHSWFNINQPNLYTVMR; encoded by the coding sequence ATGAACCACAGGCACACTGTATGGGCTTCGGTGCTTTCTTTTTTTATTTTCGTTTCCACTTCTTTCGGACAGGAGGCAAAACCGCCCCGTCATGCCCCTGATGCACTCCCCGGTGTGGAGCCGGAAATGCTCTTCGCCGAATATTGGATCGCGATCCAGCCCGACGCCGATACGGTCATCATGACCCCGGAGGAGATTTCCCGGTTCAATGAGAAAATCCGGAGCAAAAAGGTAAAAGACAATGAAAACTTTGAAGGCCCGCTCACCAATCCCATCCTGCCTCTGGAACTCTCCTCGACGATGCCTGGCGACAGCCTCCGGATACTTCTGGAACATAACCGCAGCGAGCTCTATACCCCGAGCCCGCTTTACGGCTCCAGGGAATTCTACGACAACCGCCTTGTCATATATTCTGATCGCATGAAGGACGGGCTGGCCGTGAAAATGAATATCGCCGCAGTTCCTAAAACCATCACGCGGCGTTTCGGCCTTGTAGTAAACCACAGCAATGTGCGGCAATATCCTACCGCAGTACCGGCCTACTCCGATGCCAAGGTTATGCTGGACCGTTTCCAGGTCACCGACCTCAATATCGGATACCCGGCTGCTGTCCTCCACGAATCCGCCGATGGCGATTTCCTGTTTGTGGAGACTCCCCTGGCAAGGGGGTGGGTGCCTGCAGGGGATATTGCCATCGCCGACCGCGCCGCAGTGCGCAAACTGGCGGAAAACCGCAATTTTATCATGGCTGCGGGAGATCAGGTGCCTGTCTACGGCGACCCCGGATTCCGCAGCTTTGCCCGGTATTTATTCCTCTCCGAGACCATGCCTCTGGTGAAAAAGGATGCTAAAGGCTATCTGCTTAAGATGCCATACCGCGGACCGGACGGCTCTCTTCAGATAACCAGCGGGTATGTCCGTCTCGACGCCGATGTCCATGTCGGTCTTTTGCCCTACACGAAGCGGACTGTTCTCACCCAGATGTTCAAGCTCCTGAACACCCCCTACGGCTGGCACGGCCAGGACAACAAACGGGACTGCGTCGGGACCCTGCGCGTGGTGTTCCGGTGCGCTGGCATCGAAACCGGCCGTGCCATAACCCTGGCCTCGGAGAATCACATCCCGGTGGACACGAAACTGAGTGTCGAGGAAAAGATGGCAAAAGTGACGGCCATCGAGCCGGTCATCACTGTCGTCTCCAGTCCCGGCCATACAGCGCTCCTGCTCGGCAAGGGACGGAACGGCAAACTCTACTTCATGCACCAGGGCGGCTGGGGTTACGATGAGAACGGCGTGCACTTCATCGTGAACCGGGTATCTATTAATGACGTTCAACATTCCTGGTTCAATATTAACCAGCCGAACCTCTACACGGTTATGCGGTGA
- a CDS encoding ABC transporter ATP-binding protein: MASPLVELLGISKYYRTERGVVSALSDITNTTARGEFVAVQGPSGCGKTTLLLAAGGLLAPDKGSVTIDGVNPYALSPDERARFRAGAIGFVFQQFHLVPYLTVRDNILAPSVALPRNNASRRADELIGLFNLSERAGHHPGELSTGERQRVALARALLNEPRLLLADEPTGNLDNDNAKVVLDTFSAFAEAGGTVLIVTHDTAIAGAAHRVIQLFEGRMV, encoded by the coding sequence GTGGCCTCTCCTCTTGTTGAACTTCTGGGGATAAGCAAGTATTACAGGACTGAACGGGGCGTCGTGAGCGCTCTTTCGGACATTACGAACACCACGGCCAGGGGTGAATTCGTAGCTGTGCAGGGCCCCAGTGGCTGCGGCAAAACGACCCTGCTTCTGGCGGCCGGCGGCCTTCTTGCTCCCGATAAAGGCAGTGTAACGATCGACGGTGTCAACCCCTATGCTCTTTCCCCCGATGAGCGGGCGCGTTTCCGCGCCGGCGCTATCGGATTCGTATTTCAGCAGTTTCATCTCGTACCTTATCTCACGGTACGCGACAATATTCTTGCTCCGAGCGTTGCTCTCCCCCGTAACAATGCTTCCCGCAGGGCGGATGAATTGATCGGGCTGTTCAATCTTTCCGAACGAGCTGGCCATCATCCCGGAGAGCTCAGCACCGGCGAACGTCAGCGAGTCGCCCTGGCGCGGGCGCTTCTCAACGAACCCCGCCTCCTGCTCGCCGATGAGCCCACCGGCAACCTTGACAACGATAACGCCAAAGTAGTCCTGGATACTTTTTCTGCATTTGCGGAGGCCGGAGGAACGGTGCTGATAGTTACCCACGATACTGCCATCGCAGGCGCCGCGCATCGGGTGATTCAGCTCTTTGAAGGCAGGATGGTATAA